Proteins encoded in a region of the Melospiza georgiana isolate bMelGeo1 chromosome 2, bMelGeo1.pri, whole genome shotgun sequence genome:
- the POGLUT2 gene encoding protein O-glucosyltransferase 2 isoform X1, with the protein MRALWPLCLALGAAAAAAAGGGGRPSAERSAVWGPGLRAAAALPARYFYVQAVDARGLRFTSSPGENAFQVKITAPEEQFTRVGVQVLDRKDGSFLVRYRMYASYKSLRIEVKTGDKHVAKSPYILKGPVYHENCDCPQEDSRAWLEEMNCPQTIPQIQRDLANFPTVDPDKIAKEIPQRFGQRQSLCHYTIKDNEVYIKTYGEHVGFRIFMDAILLSLTRKVKMPDVEFFVNLGDWPLEKRKPPQNLHPIFSWCGSSESKDIVMPTYDLTDSVLETMGRVSLDMMSVQANTGPSWEDKNTTAFWRGRDSRKERLELVKLSKKYPEIIDAAFTNFFFFKHDENLYGPIVKHISFFDFFKYKYQINIDGTVAAYRLPYLLAGNSVVLKQDSIYYEHFYNELQPWKHYIPFKSDLSDLLEKLQWAKDHDEEAKNIAKSGQEFARNNLMGDHIFCYYFKLFQEYASLQVSEPKIRDGMEKVQQPDDDLFPCTCHRKKVQSMQG; encoded by the exons ATGCGTGCGCTGTGGCCGCTGTGCCTCGCCCTGggagccgcggcggcggcggccgcgggcgggggcgggcggccGAGCGCCGAGCGCAGCGCCGTGTgggggccggggctgcgcgCCGCGGCCGCGCTCCCCGCGCGGTACTTCTATGTGCAGGCCGTGGACGCCCGAGGGCTGAG GTTCACTTCATCACCAGGTGAAAATGCATTCCAGGTGAAGATCACTGCTCCTGAAGAACAGTTCACTCGTGTTGGTGTGCAGGTATTGGACAGGAAAGATGGTTCCTTCCTCGTGAGGTACAGGATGTATGCAAGCTACAAAAGCCTGAGGATAGAAGTCAAAACTGGAGATAAGCATGTTGCAAAGTCtccatatattttaaaag GACCTGTTTACCATGAAAACTGTGACTGCCCTCAGGAGGATAGCAGAGCATGGCTGGAAGAGATGAACTGCCCTCAAACCATTCCACAGATTCAGAGAGACTTAGCAAATTTTCCCACTGTTGACCCAGATAAGATTGCAAAAGAAATTCCGCAGAGGTTTGGACAAAGACAGAGTTTGTGTCACTACACCATCAAAGACAATGAG gTTTATATAAAGACATATGGGGAACATGTAGGCTTCAGAATTTTCATGGATGCCATACTGCTTTCTTTAACCAGAAAA GTGAAAATGCCAGATGTAgaattttttgttaatttgggGGACTGGcctctggagaaaaggaagccCCCACAGAACTTGCACCCAATCTTCTCATGGTGTGGTTCCAGTGAGTCAAAGGACATTGTCATGCCAACATACGACTTAACAGACTCTGTTTTGGAGACGATGGGACG AGTCAGCCTGGATATGATGTCAGTCCAAGCAAACACTGGCCCATCGTGGGAAGACAAGAACACCACAGCCTTCTGGAGAGGACGGGACAGCCGCAAAGAGAGGCTTGAGCTTGTAAAACTCAGCAAGAAATATCCAGAGATCATAGATGCTGCTTtcacaaacttttttttctttaaacatgaTGAAAACCTCTATGGTCCTATTGTTAAGCACATTTcgttttttgatttttttaag TATAAATATCAAATTAATATTGATGGCACAGTGGCAGCATACAGATTGCCTTATCTACTAGCAGGAAACAGTGTGGTGCTAAAGCAAGACTCCATCTACTATGAGCACTTTTATAATGAGCTGCAGCCATGGAAACACTACATTCCATTTAAAAGTGACCTGAGTGATCTGCTAGAAAAACTACAGTGGGCAAAAGATCATGATGAAGAG gcaaaaaatattgcaaaatctGGACAAGAATTTGCAAGAAACAATCTCATGGGAGACCACATTTTTTGTTACTATTTCAAACTTTTCCAG gaatATGCCAGCTTGCAAGTGAGTGAACCAAAAATCAGAGATGGGATGGAGAAGGTGCAGCAGCCTGATGATGACCTTTTCCCATGCACTTGCCACCGAAAAAAGGTACAGTCCATGCAGGGTTAA
- the POGLUT2 gene encoding protein O-glucosyltransferase 2 isoform X2, giving the protein MRALWPLCLALGAAAAAAAGGGGRPSAERSAVWGPGLRAAAALPARYFYVQAVDARGLRFTSSPGENAFQVKITAPEEQFTRVGVQVLDRKDGSFLVRYRMYASYKSLRIEVKTGDKHVAKSPYILKGPVYHENCDCPQEDSRAWLEEMNCPQTIPQIQRDLANFPTVDPDKIAKEIPQRFGQRQSLCHYTIKDNEVYIKTYGEHVGFRIFMDAILLSLTRKVKMPDVEFFVNLGDWPLEKRKPPQNLHPIFSWCGSSESKDIVMPTYDLTDSVLETMGRVSLDMMSVQANTGPSWEDKNTTAFWRGRDSRKERLELVKLSKKYPEIIDAAFTNFFFFKHDENLYGPIVKHISFFDFFKYKYQINIDGTVAAYRLPYLLAGNSVVLKQDSIYYEHFYNELQPWKHYIPFKSDLSDLLEKLQWAKDHDEEAKNIAKSGQEFARNNLMGDHIFCYYFKLFQEYASLQVSEPKIRDGMEKVQQPDDDLFPCTCHRKKAKDEL; this is encoded by the exons ATGCGTGCGCTGTGGCCGCTGTGCCTCGCCCTGggagccgcggcggcggcggccgcgggcgggggcgggcggccGAGCGCCGAGCGCAGCGCCGTGTgggggccggggctgcgcgCCGCGGCCGCGCTCCCCGCGCGGTACTTCTATGTGCAGGCCGTGGACGCCCGAGGGCTGAG GTTCACTTCATCACCAGGTGAAAATGCATTCCAGGTGAAGATCACTGCTCCTGAAGAACAGTTCACTCGTGTTGGTGTGCAGGTATTGGACAGGAAAGATGGTTCCTTCCTCGTGAGGTACAGGATGTATGCAAGCTACAAAAGCCTGAGGATAGAAGTCAAAACTGGAGATAAGCATGTTGCAAAGTCtccatatattttaaaag GACCTGTTTACCATGAAAACTGTGACTGCCCTCAGGAGGATAGCAGAGCATGGCTGGAAGAGATGAACTGCCCTCAAACCATTCCACAGATTCAGAGAGACTTAGCAAATTTTCCCACTGTTGACCCAGATAAGATTGCAAAAGAAATTCCGCAGAGGTTTGGACAAAGACAGAGTTTGTGTCACTACACCATCAAAGACAATGAG gTTTATATAAAGACATATGGGGAACATGTAGGCTTCAGAATTTTCATGGATGCCATACTGCTTTCTTTAACCAGAAAA GTGAAAATGCCAGATGTAgaattttttgttaatttgggGGACTGGcctctggagaaaaggaagccCCCACAGAACTTGCACCCAATCTTCTCATGGTGTGGTTCCAGTGAGTCAAAGGACATTGTCATGCCAACATACGACTTAACAGACTCTGTTTTGGAGACGATGGGACG AGTCAGCCTGGATATGATGTCAGTCCAAGCAAACACTGGCCCATCGTGGGAAGACAAGAACACCACAGCCTTCTGGAGAGGACGGGACAGCCGCAAAGAGAGGCTTGAGCTTGTAAAACTCAGCAAGAAATATCCAGAGATCATAGATGCTGCTTtcacaaacttttttttctttaaacatgaTGAAAACCTCTATGGTCCTATTGTTAAGCACATTTcgttttttgatttttttaag TATAAATATCAAATTAATATTGATGGCACAGTGGCAGCATACAGATTGCCTTATCTACTAGCAGGAAACAGTGTGGTGCTAAAGCAAGACTCCATCTACTATGAGCACTTTTATAATGAGCTGCAGCCATGGAAACACTACATTCCATTTAAAAGTGACCTGAGTGATCTGCTAGAAAAACTACAGTGGGCAAAAGATCATGATGAAGAG gcaaaaaatattgcaaaatctGGACAAGAATTTGCAAGAAACAATCTCATGGGAGACCACATTTTTTGTTACTATTTCAAACTTTTCCAG gaatATGCCAGCTTGCAAGTGAGTGAACCAAAAATCAGAGATGGGATGGAGAAGGTGCAGCAGCCTGATGATGACCTTTTCCCATGCACTTGCCACCGAAAAAAG GCCAAAGATGAACTCTGA
- the POGLUT2 gene encoding protein O-glucosyltransferase 2 isoform X3 — translation MYASYKSLRIEVKTGDKHVAKSPYILKGPVYHENCDCPQEDSRAWLEEMNCPQTIPQIQRDLANFPTVDPDKIAKEIPQRFGQRQSLCHYTIKDNEVYIKTYGEHVGFRIFMDAILLSLTRKVKMPDVEFFVNLGDWPLEKRKPPQNLHPIFSWCGSSESKDIVMPTYDLTDSVLETMGRVSLDMMSVQANTGPSWEDKNTTAFWRGRDSRKERLELVKLSKKYPEIIDAAFTNFFFFKHDENLYGPIVKHISFFDFFKYKYQINIDGTVAAYRLPYLLAGNSVVLKQDSIYYEHFYNELQPWKHYIPFKSDLSDLLEKLQWAKDHDEEAKNIAKSGQEFARNNLMGDHIFCYYFKLFQEYASLQVSEPKIRDGMEKVQQPDDDLFPCTCHRKKAKDEL, via the exons ATGTATGCAAGCTACAAAAGCCTGAGGATAGAAGTCAAAACTGGAGATAAGCATGTTGCAAAGTCtccatatattttaaaag GACCTGTTTACCATGAAAACTGTGACTGCCCTCAGGAGGATAGCAGAGCATGGCTGGAAGAGATGAACTGCCCTCAAACCATTCCACAGATTCAGAGAGACTTAGCAAATTTTCCCACTGTTGACCCAGATAAGATTGCAAAAGAAATTCCGCAGAGGTTTGGACAAAGACAGAGTTTGTGTCACTACACCATCAAAGACAATGAG gTTTATATAAAGACATATGGGGAACATGTAGGCTTCAGAATTTTCATGGATGCCATACTGCTTTCTTTAACCAGAAAA GTGAAAATGCCAGATGTAgaattttttgttaatttgggGGACTGGcctctggagaaaaggaagccCCCACAGAACTTGCACCCAATCTTCTCATGGTGTGGTTCCAGTGAGTCAAAGGACATTGTCATGCCAACATACGACTTAACAGACTCTGTTTTGGAGACGATGGGACG AGTCAGCCTGGATATGATGTCAGTCCAAGCAAACACTGGCCCATCGTGGGAAGACAAGAACACCACAGCCTTCTGGAGAGGACGGGACAGCCGCAAAGAGAGGCTTGAGCTTGTAAAACTCAGCAAGAAATATCCAGAGATCATAGATGCTGCTTtcacaaacttttttttctttaaacatgaTGAAAACCTCTATGGTCCTATTGTTAAGCACATTTcgttttttgatttttttaag TATAAATATCAAATTAATATTGATGGCACAGTGGCAGCATACAGATTGCCTTATCTACTAGCAGGAAACAGTGTGGTGCTAAAGCAAGACTCCATCTACTATGAGCACTTTTATAATGAGCTGCAGCCATGGAAACACTACATTCCATTTAAAAGTGACCTGAGTGATCTGCTAGAAAAACTACAGTGGGCAAAAGATCATGATGAAGAG gcaaaaaatattgcaaaatctGGACAAGAATTTGCAAGAAACAATCTCATGGGAGACCACATTTTTTGTTACTATTTCAAACTTTTCCAG gaatATGCCAGCTTGCAAGTGAGTGAACCAAAAATCAGAGATGGGATGGAGAAGGTGCAGCAGCCTGATGATGACCTTTTCCCATGCACTTGCCACCGAAAAAAG GCCAAAGATGAACTCTGA